Proteins encoded by one window of Tunturibacter psychrotolerans:
- a CDS encoding 5-methyltetrahydropteroyltriglutamate--homocysteine methyltransferase, translating into MAIPTEPIGSIPRPAALIETIIAFHTKKTTSEALEAANAEALRDTIQRFEQTGSPIITDGEQTKPSFATYPLSGLTNLAPDGVTIPFADGHVRQLPRLTSGPFRYGVHAAGYLNAARHYTRSPIKQAVISASALSLLYPSTGIPGYPREEFLADLIDEAAADIRGALQAGADSVQIDFTEARLSLKLDPSAGLLRSFIAINNQVLERFTSEERRRIGVHVCPGGDQDSTHSADVDYSKLLPDLFQLNVGRFYLQMASEPDRKRILQQVKQLLQPNQTIFIGVIDPIDPKVETPAQVRDRVLEAASILPIAQLGTTDDCGFAPFADDTSTARDIAFSKIQARVEGTSLAARELGIS; encoded by the coding sequence ATGGCGATCCCCACTGAACCCATCGGCAGCATCCCCCGTCCAGCTGCACTCATCGAAACCATCATCGCCTTCCACACCAAGAAAACAACGAGCGAGGCGCTCGAAGCCGCCAACGCCGAGGCACTGCGCGATACGATCCAGCGATTTGAGCAGACCGGATCCCCCATCATCACGGACGGCGAGCAGACCAAACCCAGTTTCGCGACGTATCCTCTCTCCGGACTCACCAATCTCGCCCCAGACGGAGTAACCATCCCCTTCGCCGACGGGCACGTCCGCCAGCTTCCTCGCCTCACATCAGGTCCCTTCCGCTACGGCGTCCACGCTGCTGGCTACCTCAACGCGGCTCGTCATTACACCCGCTCGCCCATCAAACAAGCCGTCATCTCGGCCTCAGCCCTGAGCCTGCTCTACCCCTCAACAGGCATCCCTGGCTATCCTCGTGAAGAGTTTCTGGCTGACCTCATCGATGAAGCTGCAGCCGACATCCGCGGCGCCCTTCAGGCCGGCGCAGACTCCGTCCAGATCGACTTCACCGAAGCCAGGCTCTCCCTGAAACTCGATCCGTCAGCCGGCTTACTGCGCAGCTTCATCGCCATCAACAATCAGGTCCTCGAACGATTTACTTCGGAAGAGCGACGTCGCATCGGCGTTCACGTCTGCCCCGGAGGCGATCAAGACTCCACCCACAGCGCCGACGTCGACTATTCGAAGCTGTTGCCTGACCTCTTCCAGTTGAACGTCGGGCGCTTCTACCTCCAGATGGCCAGCGAACCCGACAGAAAACGAATCCTCCAACAGGTAAAACAGCTCCTTCAACCAAATCAAACCATCTTCATCGGCGTCATCGATCCTATCGATCCGAAGGTTGAAACTCCGGCTCAAGTGCGTGACCGCGTCCTCGAAGCCGCTTCCATCCTCCCCATTGCGCAGCTCGGAACCACAGATGACTGCGGTTTCGCTCCCTTCGCCGACGACACCTCAACGGCTCGAGACATAGCCTTCAGCAAAATCCAGGCCCGCGTCGAGGGCACCTCACTTGCCGCTCGCGAGCTCGGCATCTCGTAG
- a CDS encoding RidA family protein yields MSDQKKTAISTKEAPAAIGPYSQAVRVGDMLFASGQVGLDPATGQMVAGGITEQTVRVLENVKAVLAQAGLDLSHVVKTTVFLKSMGDFAVMNEIYAKYLAPEGVVAPARSTVAAAGLPKDALVEIEVIAKGGA; encoded by the coding sequence ATGAGCGATCAGAAGAAGACTGCAATTTCTACTAAAGAGGCTCCCGCCGCGATTGGGCCTTATTCTCAGGCGGTGCGGGTGGGCGATATGTTGTTTGCGTCTGGGCAGGTTGGGCTTGATCCGGCCACCGGGCAGATGGTCGCCGGTGGGATTACGGAACAGACGGTTCGGGTGCTGGAGAACGTGAAGGCAGTGTTGGCGCAGGCTGGACTGGATTTGAGCCACGTGGTGAAGACGACCGTGTTTCTGAAGTCGATGGGCGACTTCGCGGTGATGAACGAGATTTATGCGAAGTATCTGGCGCCGGAGGGGGTGGTCGCGCCGGCACGGTCGACGGTGGCAGCGGCCGGGTTGCCGAAGGATGCCCTGGTGGAGATCGAAGTGATCGCCAAGGGTGGAGCATGA
- the msrB gene encoding peptide-methionine (R)-S-oxide reductase MsrB: MAEATKVQKVHKTEAEWRELLTPEQFHVMREGGTERPFTGALVNNHEDGIYHCGACNAPLFTSDKKFESGSGWPSFWNPVSPDAIVSIEDNSLGMRRVEVQCATCGAHLGHVFPDGPTPTGLRYCINSASLGFEKK, translated from the coding sequence ATGGCCGAAGCGACAAAGGTACAGAAGGTTCATAAGACGGAGGCAGAGTGGCGCGAGCTGCTGACTCCGGAGCAGTTTCATGTGATGCGTGAGGGTGGAACGGAGCGGCCTTTTACCGGGGCGCTGGTGAATAACCACGAGGACGGGATTTATCACTGCGGGGCGTGTAATGCGCCACTGTTTACCTCGGATAAGAAGTTCGAGTCCGGGAGCGGATGGCCCAGTTTCTGGAATCCCGTTTCGCCCGATGCAATTGTTTCAATTGAAGATAATTCTCTGGGAATGAGGCGGGTCGAGGTGCAGTGCGCGACCTGCGGAGCTCACCTTGGGCATGTTTTCCCGGATGGACCAACACCTACAGGGTTGCGGTATTGCATCAACAGCGCTTCGCTGGGATTTGAGAAGAAGTAA
- the rpmB gene encoding 50S ribosomal protein L28, whose amino-acid sequence MAQKCDLCGKGPQFGNNISHAHNTTRRRWNVNLQPVKAQVNGASKRMRVCTSCIKTGKVVKG is encoded by the coding sequence ATGGCACAAAAATGTGATCTTTGCGGCAAAGGTCCGCAGTTCGGCAATAACATCTCTCACGCCCACAACACCACCCGTCGTCGTTGGAACGTGAACCTCCAGCCCGTCAAAGCCCAGGTCAACGGCGCCAGCAAGCGCATGCGCGTCTGCACCAGCTGCATCAAGACCGGCAAAGTCGTCAAAGGCTAA
- a CDS encoding efflux RND transporter periplasmic adaptor subunit, with product MSDESKQQHSVIGPDHQLPAPPPPSSRSKLVRAVVWVVLLLVFALGFYLVLRHHDDTTKSAAPRRGPGGGPVTLTTATAQKGNIGVYLDSIGTVTPVYTASITSQVTGPVIAVRFKEGQIVRKGDPLIEIDPRPFEATLLQAQGVLERDQAVLAQATMDRDRYREAWARNAIPKQTLDDQEKLVLQDAGTVKNDQGTVKFDQIQVDYCHIRAPIAGRVGLRLVDPGNVVQNSGTTTLAVITQIQPITVIFTVAEDYLGQIQPRLRQQAKLAVDAYDRAALKQIATGTLLTLDNQIDTTTGTVKARATFDNKDASLFPNEFVNARLLVNTLQGATLIPTSAIQHNGAASFVYVLTNDTAHMRSVKPGVMEGQTTQVTGINPGDVVANSSFDKLQDNAKVIVSTKPIPAATAGSSAP from the coding sequence TTGTCAGACGAATCAAAGCAACAACACTCAGTCATCGGGCCTGATCATCAGCTCCCGGCCCCGCCTCCACCATCGTCCCGCAGCAAGCTGGTTCGGGCTGTTGTGTGGGTCGTTTTACTGCTTGTCTTTGCTCTTGGTTTCTATCTGGTGTTGCGGCACCACGATGATACGACCAAGAGTGCAGCGCCTCGACGGGGTCCTGGTGGTGGACCGGTAACGCTGACGACGGCTACGGCGCAAAAGGGAAATATTGGCGTTTACCTGGATTCGATTGGAACAGTCACGCCGGTTTACACGGCTTCGATTACGAGCCAGGTGACCGGGCCGGTGATTGCGGTGCGGTTCAAAGAGGGGCAGATCGTTCGGAAAGGCGACCCGCTGATTGAAATTGATCCGCGGCCGTTTGAAGCCACACTGTTGCAGGCTCAAGGTGTGCTCGAGCGGGATCAGGCAGTGCTGGCGCAGGCGACGATGGATCGCGACCGATATCGCGAGGCCTGGGCGAGGAACGCGATTCCGAAGCAGACGCTGGATGACCAGGAGAAGCTGGTGTTGCAGGACGCGGGCACGGTGAAGAACGACCAAGGAACTGTGAAGTTCGACCAGATACAGGTGGATTACTGCCATATCCGGGCGCCGATCGCGGGAAGGGTCGGACTGCGGCTGGTCGATCCAGGGAACGTGGTGCAGAATTCCGGAACGACGACGCTCGCGGTGATTACGCAGATCCAACCGATCACAGTGATTTTCACCGTGGCTGAGGACTATCTGGGGCAGATTCAGCCGCGGCTTCGTCAACAGGCAAAGTTGGCTGTGGATGCATATGATCGGGCGGCGCTGAAACAGATTGCGACAGGGACGCTGTTGACGCTGGACAACCAGATCGACACAACGACCGGAACGGTCAAAGCTCGAGCGACGTTTGATAACAAGGACGCGTCGCTGTTTCCGAATGAGTTTGTGAACGCGAGACTGCTGGTGAATACGCTGCAAGGAGCGACGCTGATTCCCACGTCTGCGATTCAGCACAATGGTGCGGCGTCGTTTGTTTATGTGCTCACGAACGATACGGCCCACATGCGCTCGGTGAAGCCGGGGGTAATGGAAGGGCAGACGACACAGGTAACGGGGATCAATCCAGGGGATGTGGTTGCCAATAGCAGCTTCGATAAGTTGCAGGACAATGCGAAGGTTATTGTGTCGACTAAGCCGATTCCCGCGGCAACGGCCGGGAGTAGCGCTCCTTGA
- a CDS encoding efflux RND transporter permease subunit, translated as MSPSRPFILRPVATSLLMAAILLVGIVSYTQLPVSALPEVDYPTIQVLTFYPGASPQVMATTVTAPLERQFGQLQGLSQMTSSSSGGTSVVVLQFNLSLNIDIAEEEVQSAINAAQSFLPANLPAPPIYSKTNPADAPVLTLAITSKTMPLSQVEDLVDTRLAPKISQLSGVGLVSISGGQKPAVRIQANPTALSSYGINLEDLRTAVTQSSVNAAKGNFDGPRQDYQIDANDQLVTSQDYRSVVVAYRNGAPVMLTDVAHIVDGVENSTQAAWMNQTPAVILNVQRQPGGNTISVVKSIKKLLPQLEANLPRGIEVTTLTDLTTPIQASVSDVEFELMLTIGLVVLVIFLFLRSLYATIIPSVAVPLSLVGTFAAMYALGYSLDNLSLMALTISTGFVVDDAIVMVENISRYLEEGETPMEAALKGAEQIGFTILSLTVSLIAVLIPLLFMGDVVGRLFREFAVTLAVTIVVSAVVSLTLTPMMASRILKHNPEAEQGRFYRASEHVFERMIAFYGRTLKVVLRYQTITLLVALATLMLTIFLYIIIPKGFFPVQDTGVIQGITQAPQTIGSKAMAIKQQEVAKVILEDPAVESLSSFIGADGTNVTTNSGRMSINLKPLEDRDLSAADVIRRLQSKLKDTQDIQIFMQPVQNITVDDRVSRTQYQYTLEDPDQNELNDWTSRFVTRLKQLPELEDVATDQQLGGLAVSLVIDRATASRLGVAPTTIDNTLYDAFGQRQINTMYTQLNQYHVILEAEPQFQIDPNKLNHLYIRSGSASGTTGAAATTSSGNGSTSAGSNALTSSVLFTASANTLNPPINALTPSTVNSNSSKGATSAGTTSSTFNNAVPFSAFSHFETTTEALSIAHQGQFPAITVSFNLAPNAALGGAISEITKVQKDMHMPASLQADFQGTAASFRNSLSGMPLLILAALVTVYIVLGVLYESFIHPVTILSTLPSAGVGAFLSLILFHQDLSVVAIIGLVLLIGIVKKNGIMMVDFALDAERNRGLSSTDAIYEACLLRFRPIMMTTMAALLGGLPLAFGHGIGSELRRPLGIAMVGGLLVSQVLTLYTTPVIYIFFDNLSHRFSRKSKKAGSGGELEAAEQS; from the coding sequence TTGAGTCCATCCCGTCCGTTTATTCTGCGACCTGTCGCGACCTCGTTACTGATGGCCGCGATCTTGCTAGTCGGTATCGTGAGTTACACACAGCTGCCGGTGTCGGCGTTGCCTGAGGTCGACTATCCGACGATCCAGGTGCTGACGTTTTATCCGGGTGCGAGTCCGCAGGTGATGGCGACGACGGTGACGGCTCCGCTGGAGCGCCAGTTTGGCCAGCTGCAGGGGCTGAGTCAGATGACCTCGAGCAGCTCGGGTGGGACCTCAGTGGTGGTGTTGCAGTTCAATCTCAGCCTGAACATCGATATTGCTGAAGAAGAGGTTCAGTCTGCGATCAATGCGGCGCAGAGTTTTTTGCCAGCTAACCTGCCGGCGCCGCCGATCTATAGCAAGACGAATCCGGCAGATGCTCCGGTGCTGACACTGGCTATTACGTCGAAGACGATGCCGTTGTCTCAGGTTGAGGACTTGGTGGATACGCGGTTGGCGCCGAAGATCTCGCAGTTGAGCGGCGTCGGACTGGTGAGCATCAGCGGCGGACAGAAGCCTGCAGTGCGGATTCAGGCTAATCCGACTGCGCTTTCTTCGTATGGCATCAATCTTGAGGATCTGCGTACGGCTGTGACACAGAGCAGCGTGAATGCTGCGAAGGGAAACTTCGACGGGCCTCGGCAGGACTACCAGATCGATGCGAACGATCAGCTAGTGACGAGCCAGGACTACAGGAGCGTTGTCGTTGCCTATCGCAATGGGGCGCCGGTGATGTTGACCGATGTTGCTCACATTGTTGACGGGGTGGAGAACTCGACCCAGGCTGCATGGATGAACCAGACTCCCGCGGTAATTTTGAATGTGCAGCGTCAGCCGGGCGGAAACACGATCAGCGTGGTGAAGAGCATCAAGAAGCTGCTTCCGCAGCTTGAAGCGAATCTTCCGCGAGGGATCGAAGTTACGACTCTTACCGACCTTACGACGCCGATTCAGGCGTCGGTGAGCGACGTCGAGTTCGAACTGATGCTGACCATTGGGCTGGTTGTGCTGGTCATCTTCCTGTTCCTGCGAAGTCTCTATGCGACGATCATTCCAAGCGTTGCCGTGCCGCTGTCGCTGGTTGGAACTTTTGCAGCGATGTACGCGCTTGGTTACAGCCTGGATAACCTGTCGCTGATGGCGTTGACGATCTCGACGGGATTCGTCGTAGATGACGCGATCGTGATGGTGGAGAACATCTCGCGGTATCTCGAAGAGGGCGAAACGCCGATGGAGGCGGCTCTAAAGGGCGCCGAGCAGATTGGGTTCACCATTCTGTCACTCACCGTTTCTCTGATTGCAGTGCTGATACCGCTGTTGTTCATGGGTGATGTCGTCGGTCGTCTCTTTCGTGAATTTGCAGTGACCTTGGCGGTGACGATCGTTGTGTCTGCGGTGGTTTCGCTGACACTGACACCGATGATGGCTTCGCGCATCTTGAAACACAATCCGGAAGCGGAGCAGGGCCGATTTTATCGTGCTTCAGAACATGTTTTTGAGCGGATGATCGCGTTTTACGGACGCACGCTGAAGGTGGTGCTTCGTTACCAGACGATTACACTGCTGGTCGCTCTTGCGACTCTGATGCTGACGATTTTTCTCTACATCATCATTCCCAAAGGGTTTTTTCCGGTGCAGGATACGGGCGTGATCCAGGGAATTACGCAGGCTCCGCAGACGATTGGCTCAAAAGCAATGGCGATCAAGCAGCAAGAGGTCGCGAAGGTAATTCTCGAAGATCCTGCCGTTGAAAGCCTCTCTTCGTTCATTGGCGCGGATGGAACGAATGTGACGACAAATAGCGGCAGAATGTCGATCAATCTAAAGCCCTTGGAAGATCGCGATCTGAGCGCTGCGGATGTGATTCGGCGGCTTCAGTCGAAGCTGAAAGATACGCAGGATATACAGATCTTCATGCAACCGGTGCAGAACATTACGGTCGACGACCGGGTGAGCCGCACTCAGTATCAGTACACGCTGGAGGATCCGGATCAGAACGAGTTGAACGATTGGACGAGCCGGTTTGTAACTCGTCTGAAGCAGCTGCCTGAGCTGGAAGACGTTGCCACGGACCAACAACTGGGTGGACTGGCGGTGTCGCTGGTGATCGACCGTGCAACTGCTTCGCGATTGGGCGTGGCTCCGACGACGATCGACAATACGCTTTATGACGCCTTTGGCCAGCGTCAGATCAATACGATGTACACGCAGTTGAATCAATACCACGTGATTCTTGAAGCAGAGCCGCAGTTCCAGATCGATCCGAACAAGCTGAACCATCTCTATATTCGTTCTGGGTCAGCTTCAGGGACGACGGGCGCTGCGGCGACTACGTCGTCGGGGAATGGTTCGACGTCGGCAGGGTCGAATGCTCTGACTAGTTCCGTTTTGTTCACGGCGTCGGCGAATACGTTGAATCCTCCGATCAATGCACTGACACCGAGCACTGTGAATTCGAACTCTAGCAAGGGAGCGACTTCGGCTGGCACGACGAGCTCGACCTTCAACAATGCTGTGCCGTTCAGCGCGTTCTCACACTTCGAAACAACGACGGAGGCGTTGTCGATTGCCCATCAGGGACAATTCCCAGCTATCACGGTGTCGTTCAATCTTGCTCCGAATGCTGCGCTTGGAGGGGCGATTAGTGAGATTACGAAGGTGCAGAAGGATATGCATATGCCTGCAAGTTTGCAGGCGGATTTTCAAGGGACCGCGGCATCGTTTCGAAATTCGCTCTCGGGTATGCCGCTGCTGATTCTGGCTGCGTTGGTTACGGTGTACATCGTTCTCGGTGTTCTGTACGAAAGCTTCATTCATCCGGTGACGATTCTTTCCACGCTGCCTTCAGCAGGTGTCGGGGCGTTTCTCTCGTTGATTCTCTTCCATCAGGATTTGAGCGTGGTTGCGATCATCGGTCTGGTTCTGCTGATCGGTATCGTTAAGAAGAACGGCATTATGATGGTCGACTTCGCGCTGGATGCGGAGAGGAATCGAGGGCTTAGCTCCACCGATGCGATTTATGAAGCGTGCTTGCTTCGGTTCCGGCCGATTATGATGACGACGATGGCGGCGCTGCTTGGTGGGCTGCCGCTTGCGTTTGGCCACGGTATTGGTTCGGAGTTGCGCAGGCCGCTTGGGATCGCGATGGTGGGTGGACTGCTTGTGAGCCAGGTGCTGACGCTGTATACGACGCCGGTCATCTACATCTTCTTCGATAATCTCTCGCACCGATTTTCACGAAAGTCGAAGAAGGCAGGCAGCGGCGGTGAGTTAGAGGCAGCGGAGCAGTCATGA
- a CDS encoding efflux RND transporter permease subunit gives MNISAPFIHRPVATTLLTVAIAIAGAIAFNVLPVSPLPQVDFPTISVAASLPGGSAEIMASSVATPLERQFGHIAGVTEMTSASSLGTTSITIQFDLSRNIDGAARDVEAAINAARTYLPANLPANPTYRKVNPADAPIMILGLTSDKYGPDKLYDEASTVIQQKLSQIQGVGQVSPGGGALPSVRIEVNPTKLASFGMAMSDVQAVVSLQNSNLAKGQITNGDVSADIIANDQISHAEDYKPIVIGYNNGSAVRLSDVADVVDSVQNIRTAGYLNGKRAVVLIIFRQPGANIIDTVDRIRSELPAVVASIPSGIDTTIVLDRTTTIRASVSDVERTLMLSIALVIAVVFIFLRNGRATLIPAVAVPVSLIGTFAVMYLFGYSIDNLSLMALTISTGFVVDDAIVVMENITRHLEDGMSPFAAALRGAKEIGFTVVSISISLIAVFIPLLLMGGIVGRLFREFAVTLSTAILVSMVISLTTTPMMCAYLLRDEHSQKHGRIYMATERFFDWILSVYRRSLHWVLENPGLTLTVLFLTIALNVVLVIKIPKGFFPQQDTGSLAGGVQGPQDSSFPAMNDSIIQIGKVIKEDTAVQNVIAFTGGQGTSNSGNIFVALKPLNVRKIGAPDIINRLRPKLNRLPVASAFLQASQDLRIGGRSSNALYQYTIQADNLADLKTWGPRLLGEMKKLPGLQDVNTDQQNGGLDEMLNYDRVTAAKLGQTAQSLDQGLYSAFGQSEVSIIYTQLNQYYVVLEVAPEYWQTPAGLKNIYFHPSGTSSATASGNVPLVTMATNQTNTTPLALNHTGLFPSVTVSFNLAPGVSLSDATLAITQMQQRLGTPTTVHGFFAGTLLAYQQSLGTEPLLVLTALLAVYIVLGVLYESLVHPLTILSTLPSASVGAMLALMLFKVDLNVISIIGIVLLIGIVKKNAIMMIDFALQAERDGGLNTEDAIFEACMLRFRPILMTTMAALFGALPLAFGTGTGSELRRPLGITIVGGLIVSQLLTLYTTPVVYLTLDRLRLRALGRKRDTFHPGNGTAAAATE, from the coding sequence ATGAACATATCTGCACCCTTTATTCATCGGCCTGTGGCGACTACGCTGCTGACGGTGGCGATCGCGATTGCGGGAGCTATTGCGTTCAATGTTCTCCCGGTGTCTCCGCTGCCGCAGGTGGATTTTCCGACGATCTCTGTGGCTGCGAGTTTGCCGGGAGGGAGCGCCGAGATTATGGCGTCGTCAGTGGCGACTCCGTTGGAGCGGCAGTTTGGGCATATCGCTGGGGTGACGGAGATGACGTCAGCGAGCAGTCTGGGTACGACGTCGATTACGATCCAGTTTGACCTGAGCCGGAATATTGATGGAGCCGCGCGTGACGTCGAGGCGGCAATCAATGCTGCGCGGACTTATCTGCCTGCCAATCTTCCGGCGAATCCCACCTATCGCAAGGTGAATCCGGCTGATGCGCCGATTATGATTCTCGGTTTGACTTCGGATAAGTATGGGCCGGACAAGTTGTATGACGAAGCTTCGACGGTGATTCAGCAGAAGCTATCGCAGATTCAGGGAGTGGGGCAGGTCAGTCCGGGCGGCGGTGCGTTGCCTTCCGTTCGCATCGAAGTGAATCCGACGAAGCTTGCGAGCTTTGGGATGGCAATGTCGGACGTGCAGGCAGTGGTGAGTCTGCAGAACTCGAACCTGGCGAAGGGACAGATCACGAACGGGGACGTTTCGGCGGATATCATCGCCAACGATCAGATCTCGCATGCGGAGGACTATAAGCCGATCGTCATTGGTTACAACAATGGCTCGGCGGTGCGGTTGTCGGATGTGGCGGATGTGGTTGACTCCGTGCAGAATATTCGAACGGCGGGATATCTGAACGGCAAGAGGGCCGTGGTGTTGATTATCTTCCGGCAGCCCGGCGCGAACATTATCGATACGGTGGATCGGATTCGTTCTGAGCTCCCCGCGGTGGTTGCCTCGATTCCGTCGGGGATCGATACGACGATTGTGCTGGATCGGACGACGACGATTCGCGCGTCGGTGAGCGACGTGGAGCGGACGCTGATGCTATCCATCGCGCTCGTGATCGCGGTGGTGTTTATCTTCCTGCGCAATGGAAGAGCGACTCTGATTCCTGCAGTGGCTGTTCCGGTGTCATTGATTGGGACGTTTGCAGTGATGTATCTCTTTGGGTACAGCATCGATAATCTGTCGTTGATGGCGCTCACGATCTCGACGGGCTTTGTGGTCGATGACGCGATTGTAGTGATGGAAAACATCACTCGGCATCTTGAAGATGGAATGTCGCCGTTTGCCGCTGCGTTGAGAGGTGCGAAAGAGATCGGTTTTACGGTGGTGTCGATCAGCATCTCGCTGATCGCCGTATTTATTCCTCTCCTTTTGATGGGCGGGATCGTTGGGCGGTTGTTTCGTGAGTTCGCGGTGACGTTGTCGACGGCGATTCTTGTATCGATGGTGATCTCACTTACGACGACGCCAATGATGTGCGCGTACTTGCTGCGAGATGAGCACTCGCAGAAGCATGGACGCATTTATATGGCGACGGAGAGATTCTTCGACTGGATTCTATCGGTCTATCGGCGGAGTCTTCACTGGGTGCTAGAAAATCCTGGACTTACGCTGACTGTGCTGTTCCTAACGATTGCGTTGAACGTTGTGCTGGTGATCAAAATTCCCAAGGGATTTTTTCCGCAGCAGGATACGGGTTCGCTCGCAGGCGGAGTTCAGGGTCCGCAGGACTCGTCGTTTCCTGCAATGAATGATTCGATTATTCAGATCGGAAAGGTCATAAAAGAAGATACTGCCGTGCAAAACGTGATTGCGTTTACCGGGGGGCAGGGCACCAGCAACTCGGGTAATATCTTCGTCGCGTTGAAGCCGCTGAATGTGCGGAAGATCGGTGCGCCGGATATTATCAATCGGCTGCGGCCAAAGTTGAACAGGCTTCCGGTGGCTTCCGCTTTTCTTCAGGCGTCGCAGGATCTTCGCATTGGAGGCAGATCCAGTAACGCGCTGTATCAGTACACGATTCAGGCAGACAATCTGGCCGACCTGAAGACGTGGGGACCGAGGCTTCTGGGTGAGATGAAGAAGCTGCCCGGATTGCAGGATGTGAATACGGACCAACAAAATGGCGGACTTGACGAGATGCTGAACTATGACCGTGTGACCGCGGCGAAGTTGGGCCAGACGGCGCAGTCACTCGATCAAGGGTTGTACAGTGCGTTTGGACAATCGGAAGTTTCGATTATCTATACGCAGTTGAATCAGTACTACGTTGTGCTTGAGGTTGCGCCAGAGTACTGGCAGACGCCCGCAGGCCTGAAAAACATCTATTTCCATCCATCAGGCACGAGCAGTGCGACAGCCAGCGGCAATGTGCCATTGGTCACGATGGCAACGAATCAGACAAACACGACGCCTCTAGCACTGAATCACACAGGACTTTTTCCCTCGGTTACCGTATCGTTCAATCTTGCGCCGGGTGTTTCGCTGAGCGATGCCACACTTGCCATCACACAGATGCAACAGAGGCTGGGTACGCCGACTACGGTGCATGGCTTTTTCGCAGGAACACTGCTGGCATATCAGCAGTCACTGGGGACCGAGCCGCTTTTGGTTTTGACTGCGTTGCTCGCGGTTTATATCGTCCTTGGAGTCTTGTATGAAAGCCTGGTTCATCCGCTGACGATTCTTTCGACGCTGCCCTCTGCGAGCGTGGGCGCGATGCTTGCACTGATGCTCTTCAAAGTAGATTTGAACGTCATCTCAATTATTGGCATTGTGCTGTTGATCGGCATCGTGAAGAAGAACGCGATTATGATGATCGATTTTGCTTTGCAGGCCGAGCGGGACGGCGGTCTGAATACAGAAGATGCGATCTTTGAGGCTTGTATGCTGCGCTTTCGTCCTATTTTGATGACTACGATGGCCGCCCTCTTTGGCGCGTTGCCACTGGCTTTTGGTACGGGGACAGGGTCTGAGTTGCGCCGGCCGCTTGGCATCACAATTGTTGGAGGCTTGATCGTGAGTCAGCTGCTTACGCTCTACACCACTCCTGTTGTTTACCTCACGCTGGACCGTTTGCGCCTGCGTGCACTCGGAAGGAAGCGCGATACGTTTCATCCTGGAAACGGCACGGCTGCCGCAGCGACGGAGTAG